A window of the Montipora foliosa isolate CH-2021 unplaced genomic scaffold, ASM3666993v2 scaffold_465, whole genome shotgun sequence genome harbors these coding sequences:
- the LOC137989538 gene encoding uncharacterized protein has product MASGSSEAGGFTCCVPGCYNDSKKHKGKFSFYNFPGDQNLRRQWLHNISRKDFRPTTGHRVCSAHFEGGSKTYQNNVPTVFPLQKSHPKVIKTPRRLLVRHKEEEIQEETEENEPMCPEENQIDSANHCNNEPSLEDKIIELRQQVAALESRNSKFEFELRFGLEKFKSLDDDMQYYTGMENYSQFKALYDFLDGGVNACSRLNYWGSNNSNLQLDSLEKRGKKRTLLPIDELFLTMARLRVNIPEKVLSDWYKISVSEVSRIFITWVNFMFTRFMQLPIWASKETVEKTMPDCFKFDYPFTRVILDCTEIFIEKPSCFRAQSATYSSYKSHNTAKGLVGISPQGAVTFISDLFGGHASDRQIVVSSGILDLLEPGDSVMADRGFEIQDLLVSKKASLNIPPFMRCKDQLDPDEDDETRQIASVRIHVERAIERIKNFNILRQIIPNTMAEDINKIWKVCAILTNFKGPLVL; this is encoded by the coding sequence ATGGCGTCTGGAAGTAGCGAAGCTGGAGGATTTACTTGCTGTGTTCCGGGCTGCTACAACGATTCGAAGAAACATAAAGGGAAGTTTTCATTTTATAATTTTCCAGGTGACCAAAATTTAAGAAGGCAATGGCTTCATAACATTTCCAGGAAAGATTTTCGTCCAACTACGGGTCATCGTGTGTGCAGTGCTCACTTCGAAGGGGGCTCCAAAACCTACCAAAACAATGTGCCAACTGTATTTCCACTACAAAAGTCTCACCCTAAAGTGATAAAAACACCAAGAAGACTACTTGTTCGCCACAAAGAAGAGGAAATACAAGAAGAGACTGAGGAAAATGAGCCGATGTGTCCGGAGGAGAATCAAATCGATAGTGCCAATCACTGTAACAATGAACCCTCTCTTGAAGACAAGATTATTgaactcagacaacaagttgcagcACTTGAATCGAGGAATTCTAAATTCGAATTCGAATTAAGATTTGGACTGGAAAAATTCAAGTCTTTGGATGACGATATGCAGTATTATACTGGAATGGAAAACTATTCACAGTTTAAGGCTCTCTATGATTTTCTTGATGGGGGTGTGAACGCCTGTTCAAGACTGAACTACTGGGGTTCAAACAACTCGAACCTTCAACTAGACAGCTTGGAAAAGCGAGGTAAAAAACGCACTCTTCTTCCGATTGATGAACTTTTTTTGACCATGGCACGACTAAGAGTAAATATACCTGAAAAGGTTCTTTCTGACTGGTATAAAATCAGTGTCAGTGAGGTGTCTAGGATATTTATAACATGGGTCAATTTCATGTTCACCCGATTTATGCAGCTACCAATCTGGGCATCAAAGGAAACAGTAGAGAAAACAATGCCTGACTGTTTCAAATTTGACTATCCTTTTACGCGTGTAATCTTAGACTGTACTGAGATTTTCATTGAGAAGCCTTCATGCTTTAGAGCACAGTCAGCAACTTATTCATCCTATAAATCTCACAACACCGCAAAAGGGCTGGTAGGAATTTCTCCACAAGGTGCAGTGACTTTTATTTCTGATTTATTTGGAGGCCATGCAAGTGACAGGCAGATTGTTGTGTCATCTGGGATACTAGATTTACTTGAACCAGGAGACTCCGTAATGGCTGACAGGGGATTTGAGATTCAAGATTTGTTGGTTTCGAAAAAAGCTTCGTTAAATATCCCCCCATTCATGAGATGCAAGGATCAGTTGGATccagatgaggatgatgaaacAAGACAAATTGCTTCAGTGCGCATTCATGTAGAGAGGGCAattgaaagaattaaaaactttaatattTTGAGACAAATCATTCCCAATACTATGGCTGAAGATATAAATAAAATATGGAAAGTATGTGCCATTTTAACTAATTTTAAAGGTCCCCTAGTTCTTTAG